A single window of Paenibacillus sp. FSL H8-0537 DNA harbors:
- a CDS encoding MFS transporter — MAGFICILTETIPAGLLPQIGEGLHISEALAGQLVTVYALGTLLTAIPLTAATSSWRRRPLLLLCMVGFLLFNSVTAFSSSYGLTIIARFMAGVSSGILWGMSAGYARRMVPDALKGRAMAIAMLGAPIALALGVPAGTFLGVFAGWRFVFGMMSLLAVLLILWIMWKMPDFAGQASAKRRSLYNVFIIPGVRPVLAVVLAWVLAHNILYTYIAPFLAVIGLVERVDVVLLVFGVTSVAGILFIGLLIDRMQRALVIISLAGFAVASVLLGIGSSQPMLVYSAIALWGLTFGGAATLLQTAVAEAAGDHADVAQSMLVTAWNLAIGGGGLIGAILLETLGVISFPWVLFLLVIVALLLAWLAKGHGFRANRS, encoded by the coding sequence ATGGCAGGGTTTATATGTATTTTGACGGAGACGATTCCCGCGGGCCTGCTGCCGCAAATTGGGGAGGGGCTGCACATTTCAGAGGCGCTAGCGGGTCAACTAGTCACTGTTTACGCGCTGGGCACCTTATTGACTGCTATTCCTTTGACTGCGGCTACGAGCAGCTGGCGCAGGCGTCCTCTGCTGCTGCTATGTATGGTCGGTTTTCTGTTGTTCAACAGCGTAACGGCGTTTTCCTCCAGTTATGGGCTGACGATAATTGCCCGTTTTATGGCGGGAGTAAGCTCCGGCATATTATGGGGCATGTCAGCTGGCTATGCTCGCCGGATGGTGCCTGATGCACTGAAGGGCCGCGCAATGGCTATAGCGATGCTTGGGGCACCGATCGCGCTTGCACTTGGTGTTCCTGCGGGTACTTTCCTTGGTGTGTTTGCGGGCTGGCGGTTTGTTTTTGGAATGATGTCGCTGCTTGCCGTGCTGCTCATCTTATGGATCATGTGGAAGATGCCGGACTTTGCAGGACAAGCTTCGGCCAAGAGACGCTCCCTCTACAACGTATTTATTATCCCAGGAGTAAGGCCCGTCTTAGCCGTTGTCCTGGCCTGGGTGCTTGCACACAACATTCTTTATACGTATATAGCACCTTTTTTGGCTGTGATCGGGCTTGTGGAACGCGTAGATGTCGTTTTGCTGGTTTTTGGAGTGACATCGGTTGCGGGCATCTTATTCATTGGCCTGTTAATTGACCGCATGCAGCGGGCTTTGGTCATCATAAGCCTCGCGGGTTTCGCCGTCGCATCCGTCCTGCTGGGCATAGGCAGCAGCCAGCCTATGCTCGTCTATTCAGCCATTGCTTTGTGGGGGTTGACCTTTGGCGGGGCGGCGACGCTGCTGCAGACAGCGGTGGCCGAAGCCGCTGGCGATCATGCAGATGTGGCGCAATCGATGCTGGTGACGGCCTGGAATTTGGCGATTGGCGGGGGCGGATTAATCGGTGCGATTTTGCTTGAAACGCTTGGTGTGATTTCCTTTCCATGGGTACTGTTCCTGTTGGTAATCGTAGCTCTGCTTCTCGCGTGGCTTGCCAAGGGGCATGGTTTTCGTGCAAACAGAAGCTGA
- a CDS encoding Lrp/AsnC family transcriptional regulator, with protein sequence MDHVDKQILFHLQNQARISMTELGKSVGLSQPAVTERVRRLEEKGIIEEYRTIISPEKIGKQSIAYMLFQTRDCHAFLDFVHSSSDVMECHRISGQHNYLLKVLTDSTRSLEEFGNQCDKYGTYTILIVMSSPIDHRQLFPALEEAPYLTDLG encoded by the coding sequence ATGGATCATGTGGACAAACAAATTTTATTCCATTTGCAAAATCAAGCGAGAATTTCCATGACGGAGCTTGGCAAAAGTGTGGGCCTGTCTCAACCTGCTGTAACGGAAAGAGTCAGACGGCTGGAGGAAAAAGGCATTATCGAGGAATATCGTACGATCATTTCTCCGGAAAAGATCGGCAAGCAATCCATCGCCTATATGCTGTTTCAGACGCGAGATTGCCATGCCTTTCTTGATTTTGTCCATTCCTCTTCCGATGTTATGGAGTGCCACCGCATCAGCGGCCAGCACAATTACTTATTGAAAGTGCTGACCGACTCCACCCGCTCCCTTGAAGAGTTCGGCAATCAATGTGATAAATATGGTACATATACGATTTTGATTGTGATGTCGTCACCCATTGACCATAGGCAGCTTTTCCCCGCTCTTGAGGAAGCACCTTACCTAACCGATTTAGGCTGA
- a CDS encoding EcsC family protein: MNYEHNVHKEIAAWERQFFKPPGWLEKTSKTIGKRINDLIPPKVHNVITATIKSIVRTALFGAEYTPKRSVLQGLSLELADQEAKQLFSLYQKIATAEGAGTGAGGIALSIVDFPALIAIKMKFLFELAHVYGYDTKQFSERVFILKVFQMAFSGAEQRAKLLHSIKRWDTEKELFFSETEYSKNMDWETFQKEYRDSIDFRKMLQMVPGIGAVAGAWANYTILEELGEAAMNAYRLRRLNEGSWL; the protein is encoded by the coding sequence ATGAATTACGAGCATAACGTGCACAAAGAAATCGCCGCTTGGGAGCGCCAGTTTTTCAAACCGCCCGGATGGCTGGAGAAAACATCAAAGACGATTGGAAAGCGAATTAACGACTTAATTCCACCCAAGGTGCACAACGTCATTACGGCCACTATAAAATCGATCGTGCGTACAGCGCTGTTCGGCGCGGAATATACGCCTAAGAGATCGGTGCTGCAAGGCCTTTCTCTAGAGCTCGCTGATCAAGAAGCGAAACAATTGTTTTCCTTATATCAAAAAATTGCGACCGCCGAAGGAGCAGGCACCGGAGCGGGTGGTATTGCGCTTAGCATTGTGGACTTCCCTGCGTTAATTGCAATCAAGATGAAATTTTTGTTTGAACTGGCACATGTCTATGGGTATGATACGAAGCAGTTTTCCGAGCGAGTTTTCATTCTTAAAGTATTCCAAATGGCATTCTCCGGAGCCGAGCAACGTGCCAAGCTGTTACACTCGATTAAACGCTGGGATACTGAAAAAGAATTGTTCTTCTCGGAAACCGAGTACTCCAAAAACATGGACTGGGAGACGTTCCAGAAGGAATACCGCGACTCCATCGACTTTCGGAAAATGCTGCAAATGGTGCCGGGGATTGGAGCAGTGGCGGGGGCTTGGGCGAATTACACCATTCTCGAGGAGCTAGGAGAAGCCGCAATGAACGCTTATCGGTTGCGAAGATTGAACGAGGGCTCATGGCTGTGA